The DNA segment tcctaaccctaaccctctaaccctaaccctaaccatggtcctaaccctaaccatgatcctaaccctaatcctctaaccctaaccatgatcctaaccctaaacatgatcctaaccctaaccctctaaccctaaccatgatcctaaccctaaccctctaaccctaacccctaaccatgatcctaaccctaacccctaaccatgatcctaaccctaaccctaaccgtgatCCTAACCAtgatcctaacccctaacactaaccctaatcctaaccccaaccagcAATACTGTTTCTAGAGCTAAGGCATGCAGAATATCACACTGTCATGGGTTTGGCAACAAGTAAAACTATTCAGTTGTGTAACTTAGTGTCTGGCTACATGCAATAGCCAAGCAGTTTTCATTCTAAGACACCAAGTTAGCCAAACGAGTAGTAGTGCGAGTCAGACTTGTCACCATTAAGCACTAGTTAATCtctttaaatgttaaaatccAAATGGACGAAGGGCAGCACAGCGTAGCCTAAGGTAAAATGGTCTGTGTcccttatatatatatataaaattcaCTTCAAGATGTAACATCTGCTTTTAGTTCTGAGAGCCAGCTGAACAAATACTTGTTGGAACACAAGCATCTTCTTTGGTGCCGCATCTTGACAGGAACTTGGATTTCAGAAGGTTTAACTCTTTGCCAAGTTTCATTGAAGTATGAAAAAGTCATTGTCCAATGCGCCAACATTGAATAGTTATAGCATACAACACCTCACAGAATATTAAAACATTCAAAAATTTCTATTCAAGGTTGGAGGAAAGGTATGTGGGTACAATACTGTCTCACCTTTCTGCCTCAGCAAGCTCACAAGATTTAATGAGCAGCTGGCGCAACATGCAGTCATCTGTCCCTTAAGCTCGTCCATCAGACATGACTGTGGTCATTTCACTCATCAAATCCATCTTCAGGTAGCATTATTATTAGAGGCACTCCTGTTATTACTATAAATAACAGGATGTGCATTTGTTATTTCAGACTACATCACAGATGTTGAGACACTAAGAGGCCATTTTGGGACTCTACAAGTAGAGAGAATGTCAGACATCTGTAGGGCTTTCAAGGATAATAGTTCCACCTTGAGTTCCCTTGaaagaggttagggttagcagtaGAAATGAGGAGACTAGAGGGCAAATTGGTGCTTTTGTTGAGAGAAAGAAAGGTTTTCACAGGTCTACTTCACATTAAGCAAATGAAAAGGCTAATTTGAGATGGGGAGGACAGATGTACAGATCTCAGATTATCttatttccatggcaaccacaCCTCCTGTAAATGATCCATGGGACGCTTACAGCCGCGGACCACCGAGACAAGAGTACGAGGGCCCCCTAGTGGCGGAACACATTTTAGCTCCTCTAGCAATAATAAATGCTAGCAGTTGCTGAATAAAATACGTTATTTTTACTTGAAAATACATCATTGTATTACTTGTGTCACACAACAGTATTACCTGGATGTAAAATTAAATAACATATTGaatctttattaaaatgttCACAATGGTTGCAACTAATGACTTTCATTTATTCccaatacatttattcataaacagTTTTTCTTGGCCTCCTGTCTCTGGCCCCTTTTATCAAACATCTTAAAGCTTGGTTATTGaatattcaatttccctacggggatgaataaagtgaaTCTTGAAAGCCTGTATATTTGTTTAACTTATTATGGTACCAATTGCAATTTATTACAATTACAATTTCTAAAGAGTACTTGCATACATGTATCTCACTGTCCAATTATTACAACTACTCCCTCTCCATTAATATTTTTGCTAcctatatatattttattgttcttgtttttccttccttatTTTCTGTCCTATTGTGTTTTTGAGAACACACTTTCCCTTGTTACTGTTGCTTTGATGTTATCATTATTGATTTCATAATCTTATGTTGTTAACAACCTGCCGAAGGGACTAAAGACAGAAATTAGTTAATATGTGTTGTCCCGATTTCAAAGAAATAAACTCAAATATGGCAGATGGAAACATTTTGCCAAAAATGGTATTTAATAATAAATTGATTTAACTAATCTTTAAAAAGCCATGTTGAAAACAAGAAAGGTCATAACATGAGAAAACAAACTGACCATGTCATCGCTCAATGCTGAACCATAGTTCAACATGAGACAATTGTAAATCTGACAGTTGTATTCAGATGCTCAAAACAACATCTTTCAATGTCTTTGTTTACTTGGATCAATCTTCTCCAGGTGAACCAGGGGTTTCAGTTGCTCAGCAAAGCTGCGCATGTCCTCTGACACAGTGTCTTGGCCTGCAGGAGCCAACACACTCAGTTCTACAAGGTATGAAGAAGACACGCGCTCCGTGTTCTCCGTGTTCCCTGGTACCAGGATGCGCGACACCCTGCTCACTAAAACCTTCATCGCACCTTTGCGAAAAATATACCCACCGGCCACGAACTCATGGTCCATGCGGAAACCCATTTCATTTAGAAAATCTGGCAGGCTATGAGAGGCAGCCACGTCAACACAGTTGCGCACAAGGGTGTGGCGGCTCTTGTCTCCCACTTCAGGTTGGCCTACGTATCGCAAGTGCCATGGAGATGTGGGGTGAGACAGCGAGCGGCGGGCACGGAGAATAAAAGGGTTTCCTTGTTGGCCTTTGAGTACATAAACGAGTTCGTGATCAGTAAAGTTTTCTGGTTCCATGTTGTCACACAAACCTCGAAGGCGATGCAAAAGAC comes from the Takifugu rubripes chromosome 7, fTakRub1.2, whole genome shotgun sequence genome and includes:
- the med18 gene encoding mediator of RNA polymerase II transcription subunit 18 isoform X2 — encoded protein: MLTWLPATAERLGFIRACELPILLEIPKSEGAWGLYRTMEAPPVTVMPVTGGTINMMEYLLQGSVLDQAMESLLHRLRGLCDNMEPENFTDHELVYVLKGQQGNPFILRARRSLSHPTSPWHLRYVGQPEVGDKSRHTLVRNCVDVAASHSLPDFLNEMGFRMDHEFVAGGYIFRKGAMKVLVSRVSRILVPGNTENTERVSSSYLVELSVLAPAGQDTVSEDMRSFAEQLKPLVHLEKIDPSKQRH
- the med18 gene encoding mediator of RNA polymerase II transcription subunit 18 isoform X1, whose amino-acid sequence is MLTWLPATAERLGFIRACELPILLEILLQIPKSEGAWGLYRTMEAPPVTVMPVTGGTINMMEYLLQGSVLDQAMESLLHRLRGLCDNMEPENFTDHELVYVLKGQQGNPFILRARRSLSHPTSPWHLRYVGQPEVGDKSRHTLVRNCVDVAASHSLPDFLNEMGFRMDHEFVAGGYIFRKGAMKVLVSRVSRILVPGNTENTERVSSSYLVELSVLAPAGQDTVSEDMRSFAEQLKPLVHLEKIDPSKQRH